Genomic DNA from Cetobacterium somerae ATCC BAA-474:
GGTGAGTTCGCACCAACTAGAACATACTATGGTCACGGTGTAGACAAAAAGAAAAAGAAAAAATAATCGATTTTAAATTAATAAATTGATAGTAGGAAAAGGAGGTTGGACTAGTGGAAGCTAGAGCAATAACTAGATTCGTAAGATTATCTCCAAGAAAAGCTAGACTTGTAGCAGACTTAGTGAGAGGAAAATCAGCATTAGAAGCTTTAGATACGTTAGAATTTACTAACAAAAAAGCAGCTAGATTTATAAAGAAAACACTAGCATCAGCAATTGCTAATGCAACTAACAACTTCAACATGGATGAGGAGAAGTTAGTAGTATCAACTATAATGATAAACGACGGACCAGCGCTTAAGAGAATAATGCCAAGAGCGATGGGAAGAGCAGATATAATAAGAAAACCAACAGCACACATTGTTGTGGCAGTGTCTGAAAAGTAGTAAGGAGGTAAGACTGTGGGACAAAAAGTAGACCCTAGAGGACTGAGACTTGGAATAACAAGAACTTGGGATTCTATCTGGTATGCAGATAAAAAAGAATACGCAAAGTTCTTCCATGAAGATACAAAGATCAGAGAAATGATCAAAAAGAACTACTTCCACGCGGGAATTTCGAAGGTAAAAATCGAGAGAACTTCTCCGTCACACGTTGTAGTTTTAATACACACAGCTAAAGCTGGAATAATCATCGGAAGAAAAGGTTCTGAAATAGAATCATTAAGAGCTAAACTTGAAGCAATGACTGGAAGAAAAGTTACAGTTAAAGTTCAAGAGGTTAAAGAATTTAATAAAGATGCAACTTTAGTTGCAGAAAATATAGCTACATCTATCGAGAAAAGAGTAGCTTACAAAAGAGCAGTAAGTCAAGCTGTTATGAGAGCAATGAAAGCAGGAGCAAAAGGAATCAAAGTTATGGTTTCTGGAAGATTAAATGGTGCTGAGATCGCAAGATCTGAGTGGGTAGTAGAAGGAAAAGTACCTCTACATACATTAAGAGCAGATATCGACTATGCAACAGCTACATCTCATACAACATATGGAGCTCTTGGAATCAAGGTTTGGATCTTCCACGGTGAAGTACTTCCAACTAAGAAGGAAGGAGGGGAAGCGTAATCATGTTAATGCCTAAAAGAACGAAACATAGAAAAATGTTTAGAGGAAGAATGAAGGGTACAGCTCAAAGAGGTAACACTGTTGCTTTCGGAGATTACGGATTACAAGCCCTTGAGCCAGCATGGATAACAAACAGACAGATTGAATCTTGTAGAGTTGGAATCAACAGAACATTCAAAAGAGAAGGTAAGACTTTTATTAGAATATTCCCTGATAAGCCAATTACTGCTAGACCAGCTGGAGTAAGAATGGGTAAAGGTAAAGGAAACGTAGAAGGTTGGGTAGCAGTAGTTAAACCTGGAAGAATAATGTTCGAGGTATCTGGTGTTACTGAAGAGAAAGCAATAGCAGCTTTAAGAAAAGCTTCTATGAAACTTCCTATCAGATGTAAGATTGTAAAAAGAGAGAATGGTGGTGAGAACTAATGAGAGCTAAGGAAATAAGAGAAATATCTACTGAAGACTTAGTAGTAAAGTGTAAAGAGCTTAAGGAAGAACTTTTCAACCTAAAGTTTCAACTTTCATTAGGACAAGTAACTAACACTGCTAAGATTAGAGAAGTAAGAAGAGAGATCGCAAGAATAAACACTATATTAAACGAAAGATAATTAAATCTTAAAGTTAGGATATAGATTCTTAAGAAGAGGAGGTCAAAATCTTGAGAAACGAGAGAAAAGTAAGAGAAGGAATCGTTGTTTCTGATAAGATGGACAAGACGATAGTTGTTGCTATCGAAACAATGACATTACACCCAATCTACAAAAAGAGAGTTAAGAAGACTATGAAGTTCAAAGCACATGACGAGAACAACGTAGCTCAAACTGGAGATAAAGTAAGAATCATGGAAACTAGACCATTATCTAGAGATAAGAGATGGAGACTAGTTGATATTATAGAGAAAGCTAGATAATAATCCAAATTATTGTTGAGAGGAGGATAATTTAATGGTACAACAACAAACTATCCTTAATGTTGCTGATAACTCGGGAGCTAAAAAACTTATGGTTATAAGAGTTCTTGGAGGATCTAGAAGAAGATTCGGAAGAATCGGTGACATTGTTGTGGCATCAGTTAAGGAAGCAATACCTGGTGGAAACGTTAAAAAAGGAGACGTAGTAAAAGCAGTTATTGTTAGAACAAGAAAAGAATTAAGAAGAGAAGATGGATCATATATTAAATTTGATGATAACGCAGCTGTTATCTTAAATAACAATAATGAACCAAAAGCAACAAGAATATTCGGACCAGTTGCAAGAGAATTAAGAGCTAAAGACTTCATGAAGATAGTTTCACTAGCTCCAGAAGTAATATAATTGAGAGAGGAGGCTAATTGTCGTGGCTAAACCTAAGATTAAATTTGTACCAGAGTCATTACATGTAAAAACTGGAGATACAGTTTACGTAATATCTGGAAAAGATAAAGGAAAAACAGGTAAGGTTTTAAAAGTATTCCCTAAAAAAGGAAAGATCGTTGTTGAGAACATCAATATGATCACAAAACATATGAAACCTTCACAAATAAACCCACAAGGTGGAGTTGTAACTAAACCAGCTCCAATGTTCTCTTCAAAAGTAATGTTATTTGATGAGAAAGCTGGTAAACCAACTAGAGTTGGATACAAGTTTGTGGACGGTAAAAAAGTAAGATACTCTAAAGTATCTGGAGAAACTTTATAAGAGAGGAGGAGAACGTAAGTGTCTAAATACGTTTCTAGATATCATAAGTTATATAACGAAACAATAGTTGCTAACTTAATAAAAGAGTTAGGATTATCTAACGTTATGGAATGTCCAAAATTAGACAGAATCGTTGTTAACATGGGAGTAGGAGAGGCAACTCAAAACTCTAAGTTAATCGATGCTGCAATGGCTGATTTAGCAATAATCACAGGACAAAAGCCAGTTGTAAGAAAAGCAAAAAAATCAGAAGCTGGATTTAAGTTAAGAGAAGGAATGCCAATCGGTGCAAAAGTTACTTTAAGAAAAGAGAGAATGTACGATTTTCTAGATAGATTAGTAAATGTAGTTCTTCCAAGAGTAAGAGACTTCGAAGGAGTTCCAGCGGATTCATTCGACGGAAGAGGAAACTACTCTTTAGGATTAAGAGATCAATTAGTTTTCCCTGAGATCGAATTTGATAAAGTTGACAAGCTTTTAGGAATGTCTATCACTATAGTATCTTCAGCTAAAACAGATGAAGAAGGAAGAGCTTTACTTAAGGCATTCGGAATGCCTTTTAAAAAGTAAATAGTGAGGAGGTTAATAATAAATGGCTAAAAAGTCAATGATCGCTAGAGAAGTTAAAAGAACAACTTTATGCGACAAATATGCTGAAAAAAGAGCTGAGCTGAAGAAGAGAATCAACGAGGGAGATATGGAAGCTATGTTTGAGCTAAACAAATTACCTAAGAACTCTTCAGAAGTTAGAAAGAAAAATAGATGTCAATTAGATGGAAGACCAAGAGGATTCATGAGAGAATTCGGAATTTCGAGAGTTAAGTTCAGACAATTAGCAGGTGCTGGACTTATTCCAGGTGTGAAGAAGTCATCTTGGTAATTGATGAAAGGAGGATTTAATAGATGTTTTTAACAGATCCAATTGCAGATATGTTAACAAGAGTTAGAAATGCAAATGCTGTAATGCATGAGAAAACAGATGTTCCTCACTCTAACGTAAAAGAGAGAATCGCTGAGATTTTAAAAGAAGAGGGATATATTTCTAACTACAAAATTGTAACAGATGGAAATAAAAAGAATATAAGAGTATACTTAAAGTATGACGGAAAAGAAAGAGTAATCAAAGGAATCAAGAGAATATCTAAGCCAGGAAGAAGAGTTTATTCTTCTGTAGAGGATATGCCAAGAGTATTATCAGGTTTAGGAATCGCTATTGTTTCAACTTCTAAAGGAATCGTAACAGATAGAACTGCTAGAAGAGAGAACATGGGTGGAGAAATTCTTGCATTCGTTTGGTAATAACTAGGAGGTAGCCATATGTCAAGAGTAGGTAAAAAGATCATAGTGGTACCTGCTGGGGTAGAAGTTACATTAGCTGCAGGAAACGTAGTTACTGTAAAAGGACCTAAAGGTACTTTAACTAAAAAATTTAACGAAGAGTTAACAATAAATGTAGAAAACAATGAGATCACAGTTGCAAGACCAAACGATCTACCAGCTGTAAGAGCTATACACGGAACTACAAGAGCACTTT
This window encodes:
- the rplV gene encoding 50S ribosomal protein L22 — encoded protein: MEARAITRFVRLSPRKARLVADLVRGKSALEALDTLEFTNKKAARFIKKTLASAIANATNNFNMDEEKLVVSTIMINDGPALKRIMPRAMGRADIIRKPTAHIVVAVSEK
- the rpsC gene encoding 30S ribosomal protein S3, whose translation is MGQKVDPRGLRLGITRTWDSIWYADKKEYAKFFHEDTKIREMIKKNYFHAGISKVKIERTSPSHVVVLIHTAKAGIIIGRKGSEIESLRAKLEAMTGRKVTVKVQEVKEFNKDATLVAENIATSIEKRVAYKRAVSQAVMRAMKAGAKGIKVMVSGRLNGAEIARSEWVVEGKVPLHTLRADIDYATATSHTTYGALGIKVWIFHGEVLPTKKEGGEA
- the rplP gene encoding 50S ribosomal protein L16 encodes the protein MLMPKRTKHRKMFRGRMKGTAQRGNTVAFGDYGLQALEPAWITNRQIESCRVGINRTFKREGKTFIRIFPDKPITARPAGVRMGKGKGNVEGWVAVVKPGRIMFEVSGVTEEKAIAALRKASMKLPIRCKIVKRENGGEN
- the rpmC gene encoding 50S ribosomal protein L29, yielding MRAKEIREISTEDLVVKCKELKEELFNLKFQLSLGQVTNTAKIREVRREIARINTILNER
- the rpsQ gene encoding 30S ribosomal protein S17, whose protein sequence is MRNERKVREGIVVSDKMDKTIVVAIETMTLHPIYKKRVKKTMKFKAHDENNVAQTGDKVRIMETRPLSRDKRWRLVDIIEKAR
- the rplN gene encoding 50S ribosomal protein L14, giving the protein MVQQQTILNVADNSGAKKLMVIRVLGGSRRRFGRIGDIVVASVKEAIPGGNVKKGDVVKAVIVRTRKELRREDGSYIKFDDNAAVILNNNNEPKATRIFGPVARELRAKDFMKIVSLAPEVI
- the rplX gene encoding 50S ribosomal protein L24; translation: MAKPKIKFVPESLHVKTGDTVYVISGKDKGKTGKVLKVFPKKGKIVVENINMITKHMKPSQINPQGGVVTKPAPMFSSKVMLFDEKAGKPTRVGYKFVDGKKVRYSKVSGETL
- the rplE gene encoding 50S ribosomal protein L5, translating into MSKYVSRYHKLYNETIVANLIKELGLSNVMECPKLDRIVVNMGVGEATQNSKLIDAAMADLAIITGQKPVVRKAKKSEAGFKLREGMPIGAKVTLRKERMYDFLDRLVNVVLPRVRDFEGVPADSFDGRGNYSLGLRDQLVFPEIEFDKVDKLLGMSITIVSSAKTDEEGRALLKAFGMPFKK
- the rpsN gene encoding 30S ribosomal protein S14, which produces MAKKSMIAREVKRTTLCDKYAEKRAELKKRINEGDMEAMFELNKLPKNSSEVRKKNRCQLDGRPRGFMREFGISRVKFRQLAGAGLIPGVKKSSW
- the rpsH gene encoding 30S ribosomal protein S8, which gives rise to MFLTDPIADMLTRVRNANAVMHEKTDVPHSNVKERIAEILKEEGYISNYKIVTDGNKKNIRVYLKYDGKERVIKGIKRISKPGRRVYSSVEDMPRVLSGLGIAIVSTSKGIVTDRTARRENMGGEILAFVW